The following DNA comes from Verrucomicrobiales bacterium.
CACAATCGCAGGGCATAGGAAAAGAAACGAAACCCAATGTGAGTGTAGTATACCTCTTGACCTCATAGTGATCAGGCCGAACGACCTCCCGATGAGGCACCCCGACCTGTGAGGTGACGATCAGTAAGTCTGACTGCGGTTAAACTGGTCATGACGGGCTGGGCAAATCCAAGGGCTGGTCGGGGTTGTCCTCGATCGGGCTGGTTAGCCTGCATATCTCAATCTGATGAAAGTAAAATCATGTCTCCATCGCGAGCCGCTAACTGGAAAAACTCTACGACTCGCGGATAAATCTCAAACACCGACTCTGCCTCCTCATCAGTCCAGCACCCTCGCCTGCCGTGAGGATAAACCTGCGCCGCATTGAAAGTCGCCACGCTGAAACGAGAACGCATCTCGGCAACTGAAATTCTGCTCAATGCATCTGCAACCGCGCGAACCTCATCTCGCGTAAGAGACCGAACGTGTCCGTATGTGCAAGGCCACTGTGTCTCTGTGCCTCCCTGCACAACATTCCCAAGCGGCGGTGGCGGCAGCGGGTGAGGCTTCAACTCGCCATCGCCTGTGAGCAAGAAGTGGAGCGCGTGCCAGTCAGTGCCGATGCCGAGGTAGCGGTCGCTGCTGTCTCGCTCCTGCATCTGGGCCGTCAACTTCTCAGGGTCGTCCAAATCCTCCAAACTCGTGCCAAAGAAAGACTCTGCGGCTTTCGCGTCGTCTTGGAGTCGGGCGAAATCTTGCGGCGTGATGCGTCGGTAGCTGGCTTCGATACTCATAGGGTGTGGCTATGCAGGCTAACGACCTCCCGATGAGGCACCCCGACCTGTGAGGTGACGATCGGCAAGTCTGATAAAGGTTGAAATGGTCATGGCGGGCTCAGCAAATCCAAGGGCTGGTCGGGGTTGTCCTCGATCGGGCTGGTTAGGCGTTTCGTCGTTGCTAAGTCTCATATCCAAGCAGTAAAACTTGGCTGCCCACCGGTGCGTCGTCTGGTGAGAGGTCGTCGAACAAAAGTCTTCCGGGCGGCTCGCCTGTGGCTGCAAGTGAAATGCCTGAAAGCCGAGCAAACGTCTCGGTCACTGCACCGTCCCTGCGGGTGATACGCACGCGTAACTGACCAGTCGAGTCGGACGGACGCGGCAGCTCTGCGTCGTGTCGAGCGAGATCCATCCACGGCACGTCGAGATTGGCTGCGGTAATTGAGCGTCCGTCAGGCAATCGGGTCTGCACGATATACTGGATGGTGGCTTTCACTCGGTACCTGCGTGACGACGCCTAACGAAACTGCTCACCGACCGCCGCCGGAATCGACCACTGACAGCGAATCCAACGTCCAATCAAGCCGGTGGATACGAAAACGAGTCGCGTGGCGGCGGTTCGTGTGGAGCTCATGGTTGGGTGCGGGTCCGCGCCCAGTAGGAGACATCACCCTCGAGCTGGGGTGCGAATCCCACAGGCCGGTATCCCGCCACGTAGACCAACCAAAATGCCGGCCGCCACAAGCCCTCCGATCCTAATGGCGTCGTCCAAGAGCGGCACGCGACGACGCGAACTGAAACACCGGATATATCCTGTTCCTCTCTCGGACACCCCCACCACCAAAAGCCAAAGACGGTTAGGTAGG
Coding sequences within:
- a CDS encoding DUF1877 family protein, producing the protein MSIEASYRRITPQDFARLQDDAKAAESFFGTSLEDLDDPEKLTAQMQERDSSDRYLGIGTDWHALHFLLTGDGELKPHPLPPPPLGNVVQGGTETQWPCTYGHVRSLTRDEVRAVADALSRISVAEMRSRFSVATFNAAQVYPHGRRGCWTDEEAESVFEIYPRVVEFFQLAARDGDMILLSSD